One genomic region from Anatilimnocola floriformis encodes:
- a CDS encoding head-tail connector protein: MRQRIETIAALPLDFNCLKEHLNIEHDFDDRRIAATAWAAIGHIEDETNRTFAPATYTETLAGFPCKITLDYPPVTTLESITYYDSDNELVTIDTDDLYQVHGTQKSDVYHKTAWPATFNRPDAVTITWNAGETRLPAQIEQAVKLLVAAWNENREAEITGTIATQMGLGLDRVLLKWRVRPYA; encoded by the coding sequence ATGAGACAACGCATCGAAACAATTGCCGCATTGCCGCTCGACTTCAATTGCCTGAAAGAGCATCTGAATATCGAACACGATTTTGATGATAGGCGCATCGCTGCAACTGCGTGGGCAGCCATCGGCCACATCGAGGATGAGACGAACCGAACCTTTGCACCCGCAACCTATACGGAAACCCTCGCAGGCTTCCCGTGCAAGATCACCCTCGACTATCCACCGGTGACAACCCTCGAATCGATCACGTATTACGACAGCGATAACGAACTTGTGACCATCGACACCGATGATCTGTATCAAGTTCACGGCACGCAGAAGTCAGACGTTTACCACAAGACGGCCTGGCCTGCGACATTCAACAGGCCGGACGCAGTGACGATCACTTGGAACGCAGGCGAAACACGATTGCCCGCACAAATTGAACAAGCAGTGAAATTGCTTGTCGCTGCATGGAATGAAAACCGGGAAGCGGAAATCACCGGCACAATCGCAACACAAATGGGACTCGGCCTAGATCGGGTGTTGCTCAAGTGGAGAGTTAGACCTTATGCGTAG
- a CDS encoding phage major capsid protein, which yields MKNVTELAKFREELELAANEQTQIADLIQSESRAMTDTEMARFDELADKKVELKKQIATFERLETVKSDKASDKFAAPVIHTKKANVGDAGRAWLTNGVDQLFKSEYADAANDIGFKWRNESFSTKLYSNSEMLQFSSDGQVKGNAARGGYSVNDLVIQGFERALKSFWGWQDIVTVVRTPKGDDYGVLCNNDTGNLAGYVAEMGTVPATDTTFARKTLKAYKIGSGIYPVSSELIEDSSEDIMSLVGYNNGTRCARFLSQQITNGDGNTGHIRGFTNDVTQGYETIYVDAVTDADMVGLYFTLDEAYRNSPKCAWMMHSLIAAGLVLNNGNLTTNGFTGAPQLSYLGKPIFINDNLPSTFEAGEPCVYFGDWSKLNVRIVRDVTFGVDTSIFFKEEAVATKATLRADSLLIDAGTHPVLSLVVNGDSGAPHYHE from the coding sequence ATGAAGAATGTAACCGAACTCGCTAAGTTCCGTGAGGAATTGGAACTGGCTGCAAATGAACAAACACAAATTGCCGATTTGATTCAATCGGAAAGCCGGGCAATGACTGACACCGAGATGGCTCGGTTTGATGAATTGGCCGATAAGAAAGTAGAACTCAAAAAACAGATTGCTACTTTTGAACGTCTCGAAACTGTAAAGAGTGACAAGGCTAGTGACAAGTTCGCTGCCCCTGTTATTCACACGAAGAAAGCAAATGTCGGCGACGCTGGCCGTGCATGGTTGACCAATGGTGTCGATCAATTATTCAAGAGCGAATACGCTGATGCCGCTAACGACATCGGTTTCAAATGGCGCAATGAGTCATTCAGCACGAAGCTATACAGCAACTCCGAAATGCTGCAATTCTCGTCTGATGGTCAAGTCAAGGGCAATGCCGCTCGTGGTGGTTACTCTGTAAACGACTTAGTTATTCAAGGCTTTGAACGTGCGTTGAAATCGTTCTGGGGTTGGCAAGACATTGTGACCGTCGTCAGAACTCCAAAGGGTGATGACTATGGTGTATTGTGCAACAACGATACCGGCAACTTGGCAGGCTACGTTGCGGAAATGGGAACAGTTCCAGCGACTGACACCACGTTCGCCCGCAAGACTTTGAAAGCCTACAAGATCGGTTCGGGTATCTATCCGGTATCTAGCGAACTGATTGAGGACAGCAGCGAAGACATCATGTCCCTCGTGGGCTACAACAACGGCACACGTTGTGCCCGTTTCTTGTCGCAACAAATCACCAATGGTGACGGCAACACCGGTCACATCCGTGGTTTCACCAATGATGTTACCCAAGGTTATGAAACCATCTACGTTGATGCAGTGACTGACGCTGACATGGTCGGCCTATATTTCACGCTCGATGAAGCTTATCGTAACTCGCCTAAGTGTGCGTGGATGATGCACAGCTTGATCGCTGCCGGGTTGGTCTTGAATAACGGCAACCTTACCACGAACGGTTTCACAGGTGCGCCTCAGTTGTCGTATCTCGGCAAGCCGATCTTCATCAATGACAACTTACCATCGACGTTTGAAGCTGGTGAACCATGCGTTTACTTCGGCGACTGGAGCAAGTTGAACGTTCGCATCGTTCGTGACGTTACGTTCGGTGTTGATACTTCTATCTTCTTCAAAGAAGAAGCAGTTGCAACCAAGGCTACCTTGCGTGCTGACTCGTTGTTAATCGACGCAGGCACTCATCCGGTATTGTCGCTGGTTGTGAATGGTGATTCGGGTGCTCCACACTATCACGAATAA
- a CDS encoding HK97 family phage prohead protease has protein sequence MEHQRFCKLTFSVVTPAVQITQQDDGGEYFRGYAAVWFNRSNPGTTCIRGGMHYRVNRHAFDKVITSKLQIPIWYNHDDNYILDPAGEITPDDFGMAYSLRFDADDPDHAKVRAKIRKGIVQGSSWQGECAYNEYREGPYLVREIVDIDPTGRVEFSIVNSPGFKAANTGTSFSVVAD, from the coding sequence ATGGAACATCAACGATTCTGTAAACTTACTTTTAGCGTAGTTACACCTGCGGTTCAAATCACGCAGCAAGACGACGGCGGCGAATACTTCCGAGGATATGCCGCAGTGTGGTTCAATCGGTCGAACCCTGGAACAACTTGTATCAGGGGCGGAATGCACTATCGAGTCAATCGCCATGCGTTTGACAAAGTAATCACGAGCAAGCTACAGATACCGATTTGGTATAACCACGACGACAACTATATTCTTGATCCCGCAGGTGAAATCACCCCTGATGACTTCGGCATGGCGTATAGCCTGCGGTTCGATGCCGATGATCCCGATCACGCAAAGGTGCGTGCGAAGATTCGCAAGGGCATCGTTCAAGGTTCTTCGTGGCAAGGCGAATGTGCCTACAACGAATATCGAGAGGGGCCATACCTAGTGCGTGAGATTGTGGACATTGACCCAACTGGCAGGGTTGAGTTCTCGATTGTAAACAGCCCTGGATTCAAAGCAGCAAATACCGGCACAAGTTTTTCAGTGGTTGCTGACTAG
- a CDS encoding phage portal protein, giving the protein MLADLQEQEQDDNRDTISANPLTVPAFFNAIREVSSGIARTDLWVRKVLPNGAKENDKQHPAFSLLSHKANPFTTSFEFLRTLHSSAIRKGDGFAFIDRDETGTPIGLYNLNADQVYPVRVVQRGIVIEHYYTVNTGTGYFDVPYDDMIHIMNLPSDEAGESFSALDMLKLATKKANAIQRFQYLYFQNGSHISKVVRIPGFMTPEQRKELLDNLKWINEGLKNSHKLAVLHGGAELSTVNLNAQEMELSALSEATLTDIANAVGLPGTRIGARGSISYGSLEQDNLLFAQMLDNWFTNDEAEFSAKLLRPREIDTHVIEFDRGSFLASDPSYQQLQLAKYAAKVISLDEVRSKLGESGTFEPEPEPQSPQAAAAGSQPAESGSQTNDFHEAKESAAGGLTFAALKRLKKRLVKSVAAGKYSLTDHERVIRSALDGLDATPVIEQLETMQAELDNVLPEQRQGVIEKWNINDSVNLLLA; this is encoded by the coding sequence ATGTTGGCCGATCTGCAAGAGCAGGAGCAAGACGACAACCGTGACACTATCTCAGCGAACCCGCTGACTGTCCCTGCGTTCTTCAATGCGATTCGGGAAGTCAGCAGCGGTATTGCGAGAACTGACTTGTGGGTGCGTAAGGTTTTGCCGAATGGCGCCAAAGAGAATGACAAGCAGCACCCAGCATTTAGCCTGTTAAGTCACAAGGCCAACCCGTTCACAACGTCCTTTGAATTCCTGAGGACGCTGCACAGTTCGGCGATTCGGAAAGGTGACGGGTTTGCGTTTATTGATCGTGATGAAACCGGCACGCCTATCGGCCTATACAACTTGAACGCCGATCAGGTGTATCCGGTTCGTGTCGTGCAGCGAGGCATCGTCATCGAGCATTACTACACGGTCAACACCGGCACCGGATATTTCGATGTGCCGTATGACGACATGATTCACATCATGAACTTGCCAAGCGATGAAGCGGGCGAATCTTTTTCAGCCCTCGACATGCTCAAGCTCGCTACGAAAAAAGCCAATGCGATTCAGCGGTTTCAATATCTGTATTTCCAAAACGGTTCGCACATCTCAAAGGTGGTTCGCATCCCCGGTTTCATGACACCGGAACAACGCAAGGAACTGCTAGATAATCTGAAGTGGATTAACGAAGGGCTGAAGAATTCGCACAAGCTCGCAGTGCTGCACGGTGGTGCGGAACTCTCCACAGTAAATCTCAATGCTCAGGAGATGGAACTATCTGCCCTCAGTGAAGCCACGCTCACGGACATTGCCAATGCTGTCGGCCTGCCTGGCACTCGCATCGGTGCCCGTGGTTCGATCAGCTACGGCAGCCTTGAGCAAGACAACTTGTTGTTCGCTCAAATGCTCGACAACTGGTTCACCAATGATGAGGCAGAGTTCTCGGCGAAGCTGCTGCGGCCACGGGAGATTGACACCCACGTAATCGAATTTGATCGTGGTTCGTTCCTCGCATCCGATCCTAGCTACCAGCAATTGCAGCTTGCGAAGTATGCGGCCAAGGTGATTTCCCTCGATGAAGTGCGCAGCAAGCTCGGCGAATCGGGCACGTTTGAACCCGAACCGGAACCGCAATCGCCGCAGGCCGCAGCCGCTGGAAGTCAACCGGCAGAATCTGGAAGTCAAACGAATGACTTCCACGAGGCGAAGGAATCGGCCGCAGGCGGTCTGACGTTCGCCGCACTCAAGCGACTGAAGAAACGATTAGTCAAGTCAGTGGCGGCAGGGAAGTATTCTCTGACCGATCACGAGCGGGTAATCAGGTCTGCCCTCGATGGGTTGGATGCCACACCTGTTATCGAGCAACTGGAAACAATGCAGGCCGAACTAGATAACGTGCTGCCGGAACAAAGACAAGGAGTGATCGAGAAATGGAACATCAACGATTCTGTAAACTTACTTTTAGCGTAG
- a CDS encoding terminase TerL endonuclease subunit yields MKNENRNRSTMQIENDLFVLPYDELCRQQGMYVDLKLPKKIIRFCEEFCTLTDDCYNGPAGRKVTLLPFQKALINTMYGWRKKDGRFRTRYCHVYCPKRCGKSVLMSCLSAFHSLADQRADVILTASCVPQAMNLFKRIRDFIESSEDLAKDFWPREHLKQIVNKKTASTIHILSSNPEGKSSYSPTLIGFDEFAEIPRTAAQTVWDRLTRSGLDRSMKFILTITTPQFDLSHLAFEKYKLCKSILEGKCDDTAVLPVVYEAPENWRDNVEAALDQCFPALNMTVDKRDLLDDWQSAQGKPGEEYNFETLMMGRWVGSSETWLNQTYWQSCCGMVNESDFYGSVVDIGLDYASKFDICCYTITTERNGIYQSFPRYFIPRGENNCIAVERGETDNINYLSLSAHPQYKMTLTDGNVVDSSALIQSLKRDAAHFNIRSIRFDPTRTEGFRQLIEQQPEFRGKLIEVPQTVYHMSPAFSMIERIVSAGQFKTPDNPITNYCVSNCKPVRDKHDRLDVVKSGHYNKIDFVDALACSLTAWLEHKVDPKALPPGNVWGETVG; encoded by the coding sequence ATGAAGAATGAAAATCGTAACAGGAGCACGATGCAGATAGAGAATGATTTGTTCGTCCTGCCGTATGACGAACTATGCCGACAGCAAGGAATGTATGTCGATCTGAAGTTGCCGAAAAAGATCATTCGCTTTTGTGAAGAGTTCTGCACGCTCACGGATGATTGCTACAACGGGCCAGCCGGTCGCAAGGTGACGTTGCTGCCGTTTCAAAAGGCGCTCATCAACACCATGTATGGGTGGCGCAAAAAAGATGGCCGGTTCCGCACGAGATATTGCCATGTGTATTGCCCGAAACGGTGTGGTAAATCCGTGCTCATGAGTTGTCTGTCAGCGTTCCATTCACTCGCCGATCAACGGGCTGATGTGATTCTTACTGCGTCCTGCGTGCCGCAGGCCATGAACTTGTTCAAGCGTATTCGTGACTTCATCGAATCGAGCGAGGATCTTGCCAAAGACTTCTGGCCACGGGAACACCTGAAGCAAATCGTCAACAAGAAAACCGCCAGCACGATTCACATTCTCAGCAGCAACCCTGAGGGCAAATCATCTTACAGCCCCACGCTGATTGGGTTCGATGAGTTCGCCGAGATACCTAGGACCGCTGCACAAACGGTGTGGGATAGGCTCACCCGATCCGGTCTTGATCGCAGCATGAAGTTTATTCTCACGATCACGACCCCCCAATTTGATTTGAGCCACCTTGCTTTTGAAAAATATAAATTGTGCAAGAGCATCCTTGAGGGGAAGTGCGACGACACCGCAGTGCTGCCTGTCGTATATGAAGCACCGGAGAACTGGCGAGACAATGTTGAGGCGGCACTCGATCAGTGTTTCCCGGCGCTCAACATGACGGTTGACAAACGTGACTTGCTCGACGATTGGCAATCGGCACAGGGGAAACCGGGCGAAGAATATAATTTTGAAACTCTGATGATGGGCCGATGGGTGGGCAGCAGCGAAACGTGGCTGAACCAAACCTATTGGCAATCGTGTTGCGGGATGGTGAATGAGAGCGACTTCTACGGCAGCGTCGTTGACATCGGCCTCGACTATGCAAGCAAATTCGACATCTGCTGCTACACGATCACGACAGAACGCAACGGCATTTACCAAAGCTTCCCCCGATACTTCATCCCACGAGGCGAGAACAATTGCATTGCCGTTGAGCGTGGCGAGACAGACAACATCAACTATCTATCGCTCTCGGCTCACCCGCAATACAAGATGACGCTGACCGATGGGAACGTGGTTGATTCTTCGGCACTCATTCAATCGCTGAAGAGGGACGCAGCACACTTCAATATCCGCAGCATCCGGTTTGACCCGACACGCACTGAGGGATTCCGGCAGTTGATCGAGCAACAACCAGAGTTCAGAGGGAAGCTGATTGAAGTTCCTCAGACGGTTTATCACATGTCGCCAGCGTTCTCGATGATTGAGCGCATTGTTTCGGCAGGTCAGTTCAAGACACCGGATAACCCGATCACCAATTACTGCGTGAGCAACTGCAAGCCGGTGCGGGATAAGCATGATCGTTTAGACGTTGTGAAGTCTGGCCACTACAACAAGATCGATTTTGTCGATGCCCTCGCTTGCAGTCTGACGGCATGGCTTGAACACAAAGTTGATCCAAAGGCATTGCCACCCGGTAATGTTTGGGGCGAAACCGTGGGATAG
- a CDS encoding DNA cytosine methyltransferase has protein sequence MNYLDLFSGIGGFALAAEWAGITCDNHFNSDIDAYCNSVYQHHYPSSQCLGDITSIDGNQLKEQYGSEWIITGGFPCQDVSSAGKRAGIDGARSGLWTHYARLISELRPTVCIIENVRGLFNRGFGRVLNDLADCGYDAEWRTLRACDYGLAHNRQRVWIVAYPTGFRCSADAEQPQAVGNMGERTQPHGTADWLGVWVARQRASTERALRGQPLVSLRPDGVSDRVAFKCELARVKALGNSICPIIAADIFRRVIAAGLL, from the coding sequence ATGAACTACCTAGACCTATTCAGTGGGATCGGCGGCTTTGCCTTGGCGGCAGAGTGGGCAGGCATCACCTGTGATAATCATTTCAATAGTGACATCGATGCCTACTGCAACAGCGTATATCAACACCATTACCCGTCCTCGCAGTGTCTGGGAGACATCACGAGCATCGACGGTAATCAACTCAAGGAGCAATATGGAAGCGAATGGATCATCACCGGGGGATTCCCCTGCCAAGATGTGTCGAGCGCCGGGAAACGTGCAGGGATCGACGGTGCAAGGTCCGGTCTTTGGACTCACTATGCAAGGCTTATCTCTGAACTCAGGCCGACAGTGTGCATCATCGAGAACGTCAGAGGGTTGTTCAATCGAGGCTTTGGACGAGTCCTCAATGACTTGGCCGACTGCGGGTATGATGCGGAGTGGCGAACTCTTCGAGCCTGCGATTATGGCCTTGCACACAACCGCCAACGTGTGTGGATTGTTGCCTACCCCACGGGCTTTCGATGCTCAGCAGATGCAGAACAACCTCAGGCCGTGGGAAACATGGGAGAACGCACACAACCTCACGGCACTGCTGATTGGCTGGGAGTATGGGTTGCACGGCAACGAGCCTCGACCGAAAGGGCATTACGTGGCCAACCACTTGTTTCTCTGCGGCCTGATGGGGTATCCGACAGAGTGGCTTTCAAGTGTGAATTAGCGAGAGTCAAAGCCTTGGGCAATTCGATTTGCCCGATCATCGCCGCCGACATCTTCAGACGGGTTATCGCCGCTGGGTTGCTGTGA
- a CDS encoding HNH endonuclease signature motif containing protein produces the protein MPNRAPRFQPVTRTARSLKKSDPFYSSRRWVDETRPAKLALNPWCECGCGRLAQEVHHIIPKDVCPDPHAISNLMSLTKSCHSRITATQRR, from the coding sequence ATGCCAAACCGAGCACCACGTTTCCAACCCGTCACACGAACCGCACGAAGCCTTAAAAAGTCTGACCCGTTCTATTCATCAAGACGATGGGTAGATGAGACAAGACCGGCGAAACTAGCCCTCAATCCGTGGTGTGAGTGCGGCTGCGGTCGTTTGGCGCAAGAAGTCCACCACATCATCCCTAAGGACGTTTGCCCCGATCCGCACGCCATTTCGAATCTGATGAGCCTTACGAAGTCTTGCCACAGCCGCATCACAGCAACCCAGCGGCGATAA
- a CDS encoding helix-turn-helix domain-containing protein, producing MREYYTTKDVAKILNISTRMVLILIETQGLPAIPVSGTARITRRIDPAALQQWVTERSKVENGS from the coding sequence ATGCGTGAGTATTACACCACAAAGGACGTAGCGAAGATTTTGAATATCAGCACCCGTATGGTGTTGATACTGATTGAGACGCAGGGTTTGCCAGCCATCCCGGTTAGCGGCACTGCGAGAATTACACGGCGAATTGACCCCGCCGCTTTACAACAGTGGGTCACTGAACGAAGCAAGGTAGAGAATGGCAGCTAA